The Benincasa hispida cultivar B227 chromosome 11, ASM972705v1, whole genome shotgun sequence genome has a segment encoding these proteins:
- the LOC120091356 gene encoding short-chain dehydrogenase reductase 2a, with amino-acid sequence MTAQLLPEQPLQTNIHLLGRDNNSPSFHKRLEGKVAIVTGGAKGIGEATVRLFAKHGAKVVIADVEDVLGQTLAETLSPFPVSFVHCDVSSEEDVENLVSTTVCRHGQVDIIFNNAGVLGSQSKARKSILDFDPDEFERVMRVNVKGVALGIKHAARVMIPRATGCIISTASVAGVLGGLGPHAYTASKHAIVGLTKNTACELGRYGIRVNCISPFGVATSMLVNAWRADVDEEDQCMNFGVPSAAEVDKMEEFVRGLANLKGPTLRPKDIAEAALYLASDESKYISGHNLVVDGGITTSNNCIGL; translated from the exons ATGACTGCCCAACTGCTTCCCGAGCAACCACTTCAGACCAATATTCACCTCTTGGGAAGAGACAATAACTCCCCTTCTTTCCATAAAAG ATTGGAGGGGAAAGTGGCTATCGTAACCGGAGGCGCCAAGGGAATCGGAGAAGCCACAGTGAGACTATTCGCTAAACACGGCGCCAAAGTAGTAATCGCGGATGTGGAGGATGTCCTCGGCCAGACTTTGGCCGAAACGCTCTCTCCATTCCCAGTCTCCTTCGTCCACTGTGACGTCAGCTCCGAGGAAGACGTGGAGAACCTCGTCAGCACCACCGTGTGCCGTCACGGCCAAGTGGACATCATATTCAACAACGCCGGAGTCCTTGGCAGCCAATCCAAGGCCCGTAAGAGCATCCTTGACTTTGACCCTGACGAGTTCGAGCGCGTGATGCGCGTGAACGTCAAGGGCGTTGCCTTAGGGATCAAGCACGCAGCGCGCGTGATGATTCCCAGAGCCACCGGATGCATAATCTCCACTGCCAGTGTGGCAGGCGTCTTGGGCGGCCTTGGCCCACACGCCTACACCGCATCTAAACACGCCATTGTCGGACTCACAAAGAATACCGCCTGCGAGCTCGGCCGCTACGGCATACGTGTCAACTGCATCTCCCCCTTCGGAGTTGCCACGTCGATGCTCGTCAACGCGTGGAGGGCTGACGTGGACGAGGAGGACCAATGTATGAACTTCGGGGTACCGTCGGCGGCTGAGGTGGACAAAATGGAGGAGTTCGTTAGGGGTCTGGCCAATCTGAAGGGCCCCACATTGAGGCCTAAGGACATAGCCGAAGCCGCGCTTTATCTGGCCAGTGATGAATCTAAGTACATCAGTGGCCATAATCTCGTCGTTGATGGTGGAATTACCACTTCCAATAATTGTATTGgcttgtaa